In one window of Erwinia tasmaniensis Et1/99 DNA:
- a CDS encoding MFS transporter yields the protein MNNETRKNYILLSGLLFFFFFTWSSSFSLISIWLNQEVGLRGAQTGVIFSAIALVAFCAQPLYGFIQDKLGLRKNLLWFLGFMLLMSGPFFVFVYAQLLRFNILLGALAGGLYVGATFFAGTGALESYIERVSRIAGFEFGKARMWGSLGWASATFFAGMLLNIDPDINFWLASASAAIFLVLLYWVKEVKVDALSTLEYGNPQKLTMKDALALLAMPNFWALVVFVMGVSVYNVYDQQFSVYFASLFSTPQQGNEMYGFLNSLQVFLEAGGMFLSPFLINRIGAKKGLLLSGTIMAARIFGSGLADGAIMISAMKLLHAVELPILLISIFKYIASRFDQRLSATLYLVGFQFITQLCASVLSPVAGYGYDHIGFADTYIIMGTMVASFVVISAFLLKGEKQITKVIDVPA from the coding sequence ATGAATAACGAAACCCGTAAAAACTATATTCTGCTTAGTGGTCTGCTTTTTTTCTTCTTTTTCACATGGTCATCATCGTTTTCGCTCATCTCTATCTGGCTAAATCAGGAAGTGGGATTGCGAGGTGCGCAAACCGGAGTGATATTTTCCGCCATCGCACTGGTGGCCTTCTGCGCCCAGCCGCTGTATGGATTTATCCAAGACAAGCTGGGATTACGCAAAAATTTGCTGTGGTTTCTCGGCTTCATGCTATTGATGTCCGGCCCTTTTTTCGTCTTCGTCTATGCGCAACTGCTGAGATTTAACATCCTGCTCGGCGCACTGGCCGGGGGCCTTTATGTCGGTGCGACTTTCTTTGCCGGTACCGGAGCGCTGGAATCCTATATTGAACGTGTAAGCCGCATCGCCGGGTTTGAGTTTGGTAAAGCCAGAATGTGGGGCTCTCTGGGCTGGGCTTCAGCGACCTTTTTCGCCGGCATGCTGTTAAATATCGATCCTGATATCAACTTTTGGCTGGCTTCTGCTTCTGCCGCGATTTTCCTGGTCCTGCTGTATTGGGTAAAAGAGGTAAAAGTCGATGCGCTAAGCACCCTTGAGTACGGTAACCCACAAAAACTCACCATGAAGGATGCGCTGGCACTGCTTGCCATGCCGAATTTCTGGGCGTTAGTGGTTTTCGTGATGGGCGTCAGCGTTTACAACGTCTACGATCAGCAGTTCTCCGTCTACTTTGCATCGCTGTTTTCAACCCCACAGCAGGGCAACGAGATGTATGGCTTTCTCAATTCTCTACAGGTGTTTCTGGAGGCCGGCGGAATGTTTCTTTCACCTTTCCTGATAAACAGGATCGGGGCAAAAAAAGGTCTGCTGCTGAGTGGAACGATCATGGCAGCGCGGATTTTCGGCTCCGGTTTAGCGGACGGGGCAATAATGATTTCCGCAATGAAACTGTTACATGCCGTTGAATTGCCCATTCTGCTTATTTCGATTTTTAAATATATTGCTTCACGCTTCGACCAGCGCTTATCCGCCACGCTGTATCTGGTTGGTTTCCAGTTTATTACCCAACTTTGCGCCAGCGTGCTCTCCCCTGTTGCAGGCTACGGCTACGACCATATCGGCTTCGCCGATACCTATATCATTATGGGGACGATGGTGGCCAGCTTTGTGGTGATATCCGCTTTTCTTCTGAAGGGAGAAAAGCAAATTACCAAAGTGATCGACGTACCTGCTTAA
- a CDS encoding glycoside hydrolase family 32 protein encodes MKNTLQRANQAQQELKKKVNDRFYPDFHLAPPAGWMNDPNGLVFSRGLYHAFYQHHPYDENWGPMHWGHMTSRDMIHWQHQPIALAPGDEYDRDGCFSGCAVEDNGVLTLIYTGHVWLKQPGDDSAIREVQCIATSTDGINFSKQGVILTPPEGIMHFRDPKVWRQDNRWYMVVGARTQDNIGQVLLYSADSLYQWQFERVLAKADSHSGYMWECPDFFPLGDKFMLMFSPQGMKAEGYRYRNLFQSGYLLGQWQPEVDFVVERNFQELDSGHDFYAPQSFLAEDGRRIIFGWMDMWESAMPSKEDFWAGCLTLPRELTLDAEGRVRMAPVRELESLRKDRHSLEPISLKNQRCEFDLSVVTGEIQLTLDSKNSDAERYGLEFAAGESGQCATRLYVDNQSRRLILDRGQSGLGVAGYRSVPLPDDDLLELRIFIDRSSIEVFVNQGESCLTSRIYPPAQEQVLRLYAENGHAQVIQCTHWTLGCISK; translated from the coding sequence ATGAAAAATACGCTGCAACGCGCAAATCAAGCCCAACAGGAACTGAAAAAAAAGGTTAATGACCGCTTTTATCCTGACTTCCACCTGGCTCCTCCCGCCGGCTGGATGAACGATCCAAATGGTCTGGTCTTCAGCCGTGGTCTTTATCATGCTTTTTATCAGCACCATCCCTATGATGAAAATTGGGGCCCCATGCACTGGGGGCATATGACCAGCCGCGATATGATCCACTGGCAGCATCAGCCGATTGCACTGGCACCCGGCGATGAATATGACCGTGACGGCTGTTTTTCCGGCTGTGCGGTTGAAGATAACGGCGTACTGACTCTTATTTATACCGGACACGTCTGGTTGAAGCAGCCTGGTGACGACAGTGCCATCCGCGAGGTGCAGTGCATTGCGACCAGCACGGATGGGATCAACTTTAGCAAGCAGGGAGTAATACTCACACCGCCCGAAGGCATCATGCATTTTCGCGACCCCAAAGTCTGGCGCCAGGATAATCGCTGGTACATGGTCGTCGGCGCGCGTACGCAGGATAATATCGGGCAGGTTTTACTGTATAGCGCTGATTCACTCTACCAATGGCAATTTGAGCGCGTGCTGGCCAAAGCCGATAGCCATTCAGGCTATATGTGGGAATGCCCGGATTTTTTCCCGCTTGGCGACAAATTTATGCTGATGTTCTCCCCCCAGGGGATGAAGGCTGAAGGTTATCGCTACCGAAATCTTTTCCAAAGCGGCTATCTGCTGGGTCAGTGGCAGCCGGAAGTTGATTTTGTGGTTGAACGGAATTTCCAGGAGCTCGATAGCGGGCATGATTTTTATGCGCCCCAATCTTTTCTCGCCGAAGACGGGCGGCGCATTATTTTCGGCTGGATGGATATGTGGGAGTCTGCCATGCCAAGCAAAGAGGATTTTTGGGCAGGATGTCTGACGCTGCCCAGGGAGCTGACGCTGGATGCAGAAGGTCGGGTCAGAATGGCTCCTGTGCGCGAACTGGAAAGTTTACGCAAGGATCGCCATTCTCTTGAGCCTATTTCCCTGAAAAATCAGCGTTGTGAGTTCGACCTCTCTGTTGTAACGGGTGAAATACAGCTCACGCTGGATAGCAAGAACAGTGATGCAGAACGATATGGACTGGAGTTTGCTGCCGGAGAAAGTGGTCAGTGTGCCACCCGGCTGTATGTTGATAATCAGTCAAGAAGGCTGATATTAGATCGAGGCCAGTCAGGACTCGGCGTTGCCGGCTATCGTAGCGTTCCGCTACCTGATGATGACCTTCTGGAGCTGAGAATATTTATCGATCGCTCCTCGATTGAGGTGTTTGTCAATCAGGGAGAAAGCTGCCTGACCAGCAGGATATACCCGCCGGCGCAGGAACAGGTGTTAAGACTGTACGCTGAAAACGGTCATGCGCAGGTGATCCAGTGCACCCACTGGACGTTAGGCTGTATCAGTAAATAA
- a CDS encoding LacI family DNA-binding transcriptional regulator — MTSLKDVAKRASVSLMTVSRAINNPGLLSQETYRRVKLAIEELNYVPDFSARKIRGEGAPPSIGVLALDTATTPFSVDLLLSLEKTAQQHGWSTFVVNLFDDNDAEQAVDKLLSFRPAGIVFTTMGLRKVHIPERLSGKPLVLANCVTDDRAVASYIPDDFHGQYLATHKMITQGYRKPLCIYLPDCTLAGVRRRQGFELAWQEAGVPDAARQQHLPFGDQYYLDTAKIIAAHLRDGRPDFDLLVCGNDRIAFVAYQYLLAAGLRIPQDVAILGYDNMVGIGELFLPALSTVQLPHLDIGREAALHIIEQRNDVETHQLSSPLLLRASTR, encoded by the coding sequence ATGACCTCGTTAAAAGACGTTGCAAAACGGGCATCGGTTTCTCTGATGACCGTATCGCGCGCCATCAATAATCCCGGCCTGCTAAGTCAGGAAACCTACAGACGCGTTAAGCTGGCTATTGAAGAGTTGAACTACGTACCCGATTTCTCCGCGCGTAAAATTCGAGGGGAGGGCGCTCCACCCTCCATTGGGGTGCTGGCTTTAGATACGGCGACCACGCCTTTTTCCGTCGATCTTCTGCTGTCATTAGAAAAAACTGCGCAGCAACATGGCTGGAGCACCTTCGTAGTTAATTTGTTTGACGATAATGATGCGGAGCAGGCGGTCGACAAGTTACTCTCTTTCCGCCCTGCAGGGATTGTATTTACCACCATGGGCCTGCGGAAAGTGCATATTCCAGAGCGCCTGAGCGGCAAGCCGCTGGTGCTGGCAAACTGCGTCACCGACGATCGGGCCGTTGCCAGTTATATTCCGGATGATTTTCACGGGCAATATCTGGCGACGCATAAGATGATTACTCAGGGATATCGCAAACCTCTGTGTATTTATCTGCCTGATTGCACGCTGGCCGGCGTCAGGCGACGTCAGGGGTTTGAACTGGCCTGGCAAGAGGCAGGCGTACCTGATGCCGCCCGTCAACAGCACTTACCTTTCGGTGACCAGTATTATCTAGACACCGCGAAAATCATTGCTGCTCATCTACGCGATGGCCGTCCGGATTTTGATCTTCTGGTGTGTGGTAACGATCGTATCGCTTTCGTTGCTTATCAGTATTTATTGGCTGCCGGGTTGCGGATCCCCCAGGATGTGGCAATCCTGGGTTATGACAATATGGTGGGTATCGGCGAGCTTTTTCTGCCTGCTTTGAGTACGGTGCAGTTGCCCCATCTCGATATTGGTCGTGAAGCCGCCCTGCATATCATTGAGCAGCGAAACGATGTGGAAACTCATCAGCTCTCCAGCCCGCTGCTGCTGCGTGCCTCCACGCGCTAG
- a CDS encoding IpaD/SipD/SspD family type III secretion system needle tip protein: MAKILVVPSQNGEDFAQVYVADKQTAPLLESERVLDIEISQQILDALSGIEFDYKFRGLKNTLDGFVSESIEPHSKNVENLAKKLGDLSAELYSQDAPCSVARQKELADDILSILSGLNSERRNVSVKTEFSHHQSKRSLEDLKELQAVSHEGRITIGTSYADLWAKISLAICRIKSEYIDFYAGLMKKYLDMYQSYNKDVQKASSESLSAGEDGNSVNFDKKIMSDGYNKFNIFLSTTDLGNVKGWENMSGEERLNMRTTLDPAFEIAEDGAISFNMAQYSSIKGEFPNGKNGQVPVATYNSWLVRFNAVGSALQSNMQSFSSRYSQASSTYDTLNKVFSETINRMGNNALDFLKQ, from the coding sequence ATGGCAAAGATTCTTGTTGTCCCATCTCAGAACGGTGAGGATTTCGCTCAAGTATATGTTGCTGACAAGCAGACTGCTCCTTTGCTTGAAAGCGAGAGAGTTTTAGATATAGAGATTTCACAGCAAATTCTGGATGCCTTATCAGGCATAGAATTTGATTATAAATTCCGTGGGCTTAAAAATACTTTGGATGGCTTTGTGTCGGAGTCCATTGAGCCTCATTCAAAGAATGTTGAAAACTTGGCTAAGAAATTGGGCGATTTATCGGCAGAGTTGTATAGCCAGGACGCCCCTTGTAGTGTGGCCAGACAAAAGGAACTCGCGGATGATATTCTTAGCATTTTAAGTGGTTTAAATAGCGAGCGGCGGAACGTTTCCGTTAAGACTGAGTTTTCACATCATCAATCTAAGCGTTCGCTAGAGGATCTTAAGGAACTACAGGCTGTCTCTCACGAAGGTAGGATCACTATCGGAACAAGTTATGCCGACCTGTGGGCGAAGATTTCTTTGGCTATATGCAGAATAAAGTCTGAGTATATCGATTTTTACGCTGGGCTAATGAAAAAATATTTAGATATGTATCAATCATATAACAAAGATGTTCAAAAGGCTTCCTCTGAATCACTTTCAGCTGGTGAAGATGGCAATAGCGTTAATTTTGATAAGAAGATAATGAGTGACGGCTATAATAAATTCAATATTTTTTTAAGTACGACCGATTTGGGTAATGTAAAAGGCTGGGAGAATATGTCGGGAGAAGAACGATTAAATATGAGAACAACGCTGGATCCTGCTTTTGAAATTGCTGAAGATGGGGCGATTTCTTTCAATATGGCTCAGTATTCATCTATCAAGGGGGAGTTTCCTAATGGTAAAAACGGACAGGTGCCTGTCGCCACATACAATTCATGGCTGGTGCGTTTTAATGCCGTTGGAAGCGCTCTGCAAAGTAATATGCAATCTTTTTCATCACGTTACAGTCAGGCAAGTAGCACGTATGATACTCTAAATAAGGTCTTTAGTGAAACCATAAACCGGATGGGTAACAATGCCCTGGATTTTTTAAAACAGTGA
- the sctE gene encoding type III secretion system translocon subunit SctE, which yields MNIPSDSFDNSLHLSAESEVSNEESKKAVNRLHHIGSRRQLWEYPRIGQVREALSSLQPEQLSSVLEKAGNALYGNAGSVPLNHQDVPHLSTPADVSRSGNAGQREPIAAHEAQHKYSASVEMTALLCRVTQLAADSSLEKMASTLHAFNAMIRGATLSYTNFATDIESQGLDWTTKADMLAEARSQDAGLQLQIGKAQSTLDDAQHTLVDLLNQAETQDPISASLQKQLMEAEGRFVAAQSKFNSITQSHQRYVAAVLNPAIQSESLSKLVLNTTMGQAISLIASLTLQQQNIILIRHQESEEDANSLTFLIALMSKLINQNAGEDLKATSILKQKLSEAAAKDAEKKAQEYETQIRKAEEMQKTMGCVGKTLGWIITVVSIAAAVFTGGASLAFATVGLALMLGDEINQAINGHSFIQEAMQPIMESIIQPLMKLLADAFTEIVSIFGADKAAAEMAGQIMGALAVAILVIAGVMLVGVGISKVGGVLMEKITSNIASGSLRKIMDSAAGQVFKRITQGLSRSFNVDEVTAARASTYSQAAVTGAGMINTVIKSAGNIEAADMMVIAAKAQAKLMKNSAMQDLLDSLMNQATDAFSLRLRMVKKIIENIATVAENQVQAGRYILDKMSHVAG from the coding sequence ATGAATATACCTTCAGACAGTTTTGACAACTCGCTTCATCTTTCGGCAGAATCAGAAGTCAGCAACGAAGAGTCAAAAAAGGCCGTTAACCGATTACACCACATTGGCAGTCGTCGTCAGCTATGGGAATATCCACGAATAGGTCAAGTCAGAGAGGCTCTTAGCTCTCTGCAGCCAGAGCAATTGTCTTCCGTGCTCGAAAAAGCAGGTAATGCACTGTATGGCAATGCAGGAAGCGTGCCTTTGAATCATCAGGATGTTCCGCACCTGTCTACTCCAGCTGATGTTTCACGTTCGGGAAATGCTGGCCAGCGTGAACCGATTGCAGCTCACGAAGCTCAACACAAATATAGCGCTTCCGTAGAAATGACCGCGTTGTTGTGCAGAGTTACTCAGTTAGCGGCGGACAGCTCTCTGGAAAAAATGGCGTCAACACTACACGCGTTTAATGCAATGATACGCGGAGCAACGCTTTCCTATACCAACTTTGCTACTGACATAGAAAGCCAGGGACTAGACTGGACGACTAAAGCCGACATGCTGGCAGAGGCGAGGTCACAGGATGCTGGCCTCCAGTTGCAAATAGGTAAAGCACAATCCACATTGGATGACGCGCAGCATACCCTTGTCGATCTGCTTAATCAGGCTGAAACCCAAGACCCCATATCTGCATCGCTGCAAAAACAACTCATGGAAGCAGAGGGTCGATTCGTCGCTGCGCAATCAAAGTTCAACAGCATCACACAGAGTCATCAACGCTACGTGGCCGCCGTGCTTAATCCCGCGATTCAGTCAGAAAGCCTGTCTAAATTGGTGCTGAATACCACGATGGGCCAGGCAATCTCGTTGATAGCTTCACTAACGCTACAGCAGCAAAACATCATTCTGATCCGCCATCAGGAAAGTGAAGAGGATGCGAACAGTCTGACTTTCCTTATCGCTTTAATGTCGAAGTTAATTAATCAAAATGCAGGGGAAGACCTGAAGGCCACATCCATTTTGAAACAGAAGTTATCTGAAGCCGCTGCAAAAGACGCGGAGAAAAAAGCTCAGGAGTATGAAACTCAAATCCGTAAGGCTGAGGAGATGCAGAAAACGATGGGGTGCGTCGGTAAGACACTTGGATGGATAATCACCGTAGTCAGCATTGCCGCTGCAGTATTTACGGGTGGCGCATCTCTGGCTTTCGCTACGGTGGGGCTTGCTCTTATGCTGGGAGATGAAATTAATCAGGCTATTAATGGACATTCGTTTATCCAGGAGGCCATGCAGCCGATTATGGAAAGTATTATTCAGCCCCTGATGAAATTATTGGCTGATGCTTTTACTGAAATCGTTAGTATATTCGGTGCGGACAAAGCCGCTGCCGAAATGGCAGGTCAAATTATGGGGGCGCTGGCCGTTGCTATACTTGTCATTGCTGGCGTGATGCTTGTTGGTGTTGGTATCAGCAAAGTTGGTGGGGTGCTGATGGAAAAAATCACTAGCAATATAGCCAGTGGATCACTTAGAAAGATTATGGACAGTGCGGCAGGACAGGTGTTTAAGCGTATCACCCAGGGACTTTCTCGTTCTTTCAATGTAGATGAAGTCACAGCCGCGCGCGCTTCAACCTATAGTCAGGCTGCCGTAACGGGGGCTGGAATGATTAACACGGTCATTAAGTCCGCCGGCAATATCGAAGCGGCAGATATGATGGTTATTGCCGCGAAAGCTCAAGCTAAACTAATGAAAAACTCTGCCATGCAGGACCTGCTTGACAGTCTGATGAATCAGGCGACTGATGCATTCAGTCTACGGCTTAGAATGGTTAAAAAAATTATTGAGAATATTGCTACGGTAGCAGAAAACCAGGTGCAGGCCGGGAGATATATACTCGATAAAATGAGCCATGTGGCGGGCTAG
- a CDS encoding SycD/LcrH family type III secretion system chaperone, whose translation MEYENTKRILTPQDEFNNDIPLDEYSDSLIEAIQNGATLKDVQGVSTETMNDIYKIAYDFYHHGKLDDAESLFRFLCIYDFYNSEYSMGLAAVYQLKKEYRKAIDFYALAYSLAEEDYRPMFYAGQCNLMLRNEALARKCFSIVVKRCRILRLKEKAQTILIALDEISDGSEVSPLNESI comes from the coding sequence ATGGAATATGAAAATACCAAGCGTATTTTGACCCCGCAAGACGAATTTAATAATGATATTCCGCTCGATGAATACTCAGATAGTCTTATCGAGGCAATTCAAAACGGGGCGACACTTAAAGATGTGCAGGGCGTATCAACTGAGACAATGAATGATATTTATAAAATTGCATACGACTTCTATCATCATGGCAAGCTCGATGATGCAGAGTCTCTTTTTAGATTTCTCTGCATTTATGATTTTTATAATTCGGAGTATTCAATGGGCTTGGCCGCTGTGTATCAATTAAAAAAGGAGTATAGAAAGGCCATTGACTTCTATGCTTTAGCCTATTCTCTGGCAGAAGAAGATTATCGTCCTATGTTTTATGCAGGGCAATGTAATTTAATGCTGCGTAATGAAGCACTGGCCCGAAAATGTTTTTCGATAGTGGTTAAACGATGTCGGATTTTACGACTTAAAGAAAAAGCTCAAACAATTCTTATAGCGCTGGATGAAATTAGCGATGGTTCAGAAGTTAGTCCACTAAATGAAAGTATTTAA
- a CDS encoding EscU/YscU/HrcU family type III secretion system export apparatus switch protein, whose product MAQKTELPTEKKRKDSARKGQTLKVKDFTTTVILLSGSYFLCYGVNFDDFIFFYTGVLNDSESLNIDGFIMEMTSIFLKLVFPFIAICCLSGIAATLLQTRFNIASEGLKLNFKALNPVEGFKKIFSLRTLKECVKSVCYLGVFICTCYSLLDSDLKNILAIRNAGIVQLIVSMLSLTVKAVTVFAAWGALVLCAEFIAEYFLHVKDLKMDKYEVKQERKETEGNPQIKNARRRAHQEILSGEERAAIRNSSVVMANPTHIAVAIYFNPDVAPLPFIALRVTNFKARSAISYAEKIGIPVVRNIFLTRRLYRSYYQHSFISLNDRDLMLVMEILIWLRQVENDDIGRDDIERGDALSELDKTESHMRDT is encoded by the coding sequence ATGGCACAAAAAACGGAGCTTCCTACTGAGAAAAAACGCAAAGATTCTGCCAGAAAAGGACAAACTCTCAAGGTGAAAGATTTCACCACTACAGTGATATTACTCTCAGGCAGTTATTTTTTATGCTATGGCGTTAATTTTGATGATTTCATCTTTTTTTATACTGGGGTTCTGAATGATAGTGAATCGTTGAATATTGATGGTTTCATCATGGAAATGACATCTATTTTTTTAAAATTAGTGTTTCCGTTTATTGCTATTTGTTGTCTTTCGGGTATTGCCGCTACGTTGTTGCAAACTCGTTTCAATATTGCCAGTGAGGGGTTGAAGTTAAACTTTAAAGCACTGAATCCTGTTGAGGGATTTAAAAAAATATTTAGTCTTCGAACGTTAAAAGAGTGCGTCAAGTCAGTCTGCTATTTGGGCGTCTTCATATGCACCTGTTATAGTTTACTTGATAGCGATCTGAAAAATATTTTAGCTATCCGTAATGCAGGTATTGTTCAGTTAATCGTAAGTATGCTATCGCTAACGGTGAAAGCGGTGACAGTATTCGCTGCCTGGGGAGCTTTAGTACTTTGCGCCGAATTTATTGCAGAGTATTTCCTTCATGTTAAAGATCTCAAAATGGATAAATATGAGGTAAAGCAAGAACGTAAAGAAACTGAAGGGAACCCGCAAATAAAAAATGCCAGGAGACGTGCTCACCAGGAAATCCTATCCGGAGAAGAGAGAGCTGCTATCAGAAATTCTTCAGTTGTTATGGCAAACCCCACTCATATAGCGGTAGCTATCTACTTTAATCCTGATGTAGCACCTTTACCTTTCATTGCGCTGCGAGTGACTAACTTCAAGGCCAGGTCTGCTATTTCGTATGCAGAGAAAATTGGTATTCCTGTTGTGCGTAATATTTTTCTGACGCGTAGACTTTATCGTTCTTATTATCAGCACAGTTTTATTTCACTGAACGATCGCGATCTGATGTTAGTCATGGAAATCCTCATTTGGCTACGTCAGGTAGAAAATGATGATATAGGAAGAGATGATATTGAAAGAGGTGATGCGCTCAGCGAACTGGACAAGACTGAAAGTCATATGCGAGACACATAA
- the sctT gene encoding type III secretion system export apparatus subunit SctT, producing MMFIILYFNFQHNAMIYVVAYARLAIVFYLLPILGDRILSNLIVKNSIISLVIIGLWPCYEPDIVTERGLISVLVEECFMGLLLATVLCIPFWIVIALGDILDNQRGATINDIFDPLSGGQNSVLSAFFNFSFGMIFFSSNGMLLLMNALMKSYQYLPQGHDISGVNWSKAGKLLVELVECSIMLAAPVIIVLLVTEILLGVFARYCPQLNAFSLSLTLKSFITFIIFLLYGLNALADEPLKYFSINSLYVFFPSG from the coding sequence ATAATGTTCATTATTCTTTATTTCAATTTTCAACATAATGCCATGATATATGTCGTTGCTTATGCTCGTCTGGCAATCGTTTTCTATTTGCTTCCGATACTGGGCGACCGGATTTTATCCAACCTGATAGTTAAAAACTCAATCATATCACTCGTTATCATTGGTCTATGGCCCTGCTATGAACCTGATATCGTCACTGAACGGGGATTGATATCTGTATTGGTCGAAGAATGTTTCATGGGCTTGCTTCTCGCAACTGTTTTATGCATTCCTTTCTGGATCGTTATTGCGCTTGGTGACATTCTGGATAACCAACGTGGGGCGACCATAAACGATATTTTCGATCCATTGAGTGGCGGACAAAACTCCGTTTTATCTGCTTTTTTCAATTTTTCTTTTGGTATGATATTTTTTTCAAGTAATGGAATGCTGTTACTAATGAATGCATTGATGAAAAGCTATCAGTATTTACCTCAGGGTCATGATATCTCAGGAGTTAATTGGTCGAAAGCTGGGAAATTATTGGTTGAATTGGTTGAGTGTAGCATCATGCTGGCAGCGCCGGTTATCATAGTGTTGCTGGTCACGGAAATATTGCTCGGAGTTTTTGCCCGATATTGCCCACAGCTGAACGCATTCTCGTTGTCACTCACTTTAAAGAGTTTCATTACATTTATCATCTTTTTGTTATACGGGTTAAATGCTTTAGCTGACGAGCCGCTTAAATATTTCTCGATCAATTCCCTATATGTTTTTTTTCCAAGTGGGTGA
- the sctS gene encoding type III secretion system export apparatus subunit SctS yields MNNTLFISNTALVVVLKLIAVPIVFATLVGIIVGLLQTVMQIQEQTLPFGLKMLTVFASLLMLSEWFSAEMLSFSRQAFDMAFG; encoded by the coding sequence ATGAATAATACATTATTTATAAGTAATACAGCACTTGTTGTCGTATTAAAACTCATTGCTGTTCCTATTGTTTTCGCTACTTTAGTAGGTATTATCGTTGGCCTTTTACAGACCGTTATGCAGATCCAAGAACAAACCTTACCTTTCGGTTTAAAAATGCTTACGGTATTTGCCAGTCTTTTAATGTTATCAGAATGGTTTTCTGCCGAGATGCTAAGTTTTTCAAGACAAGCTTTCGACATGGCGTTTGGCTGA
- a CDS encoding EscR/YscR/HrcR family type III secretion system export apparatus protein, producing the protein MNNEISLIALLSFFTLLPFIIAGGTCFIKFSIVLVMMRNALGIQQVPSNLTLNGVALVLTAFVMMPVCQRISGYIEAKSLDFNERGALSQLMNEGIESYREYLVRYSDHNLILFFNNVEHRNEVTLEDRVPDEELSQLSLLTLMPAYALSEIQSAFRIAFYLYIPFVVIDLVVSSILLALGMMMMSPVTISIPIKLILFVAMDGWALLAKGLITQYLDLMTS; encoded by the coding sequence TTGAACAATGAAATTTCATTAATTGCACTGCTCTCTTTTTTCACCTTACTGCCATTCATCATAGCAGGAGGGACTTGTTTTATAAAGTTCTCGATTGTCCTGGTTATGATGCGCAATGCACTAGGTATACAGCAGGTACCCTCAAATCTGACACTCAATGGTGTCGCGCTTGTACTTACTGCTTTTGTCATGATGCCGGTTTGCCAGCGCATTTCTGGCTATATAGAAGCCAAAAGTTTAGACTTTAACGAAAGAGGGGCACTTTCCCAGTTGATGAATGAAGGGATAGAAAGCTATCGAGAATATCTGGTGCGTTATTCTGATCATAATCTGATTCTATTTTTCAATAATGTTGAACACAGAAATGAAGTTACGCTCGAAGACCGGGTGCCTGATGAAGAACTAAGCCAGTTGTCCTTACTGACCTTGATGCCAGCATATGCACTAAGCGAAATACAGAGCGCCTTCAGAATTGCTTTTTACCTGTATATTCCCTTTGTTGTCATAGACCTGGTGGTATCCAGTATTTTACTGGCATTAGGAATGATGATGATGAGTCCTGTTACTATTTCAATTCCAATTAAATTAATCCTCTTTGTCGCAATGGACGGTTGGGCCTTATTGGCTAAGGGGCTGATCACTCAATATCTCGATCTGATGACCTCATGA